The Phoenix dactylifera cultivar Barhee BC4 chromosome 15, palm_55x_up_171113_PBpolish2nd_filt_p, whole genome shotgun sequence genome contains a region encoding:
- the LOC103712539 gene encoding galactoside 2-alpha-L-fucosyltransferase-like: MDTKRIRRQRPAPASSTEPESEGASLAGSTTGESLGNLGAGFGSPTAVLVASLMLLPLLVLVSVSYGNTATDRLCGVFRGDGGEDLKASAGQGPRVGSSPSSNNTRDGFLGGLLAAGFDEGSCLSRYQSVLYRKESPHIPSPYLLERLRRLESLQKKCGPKTELYNNAIAWLKSGHSNKTMECNYVVWLSYSGLGNRMLSLASAFLYALLTNRLLLIDRGADMADLFCEPFPETSWLLPLDFPINQFSSFNRKAPQSYGNMLKRKAIRNVPDDNANGSLPAYVYLHLGHDYGDSDKLFFCEDDQQLLRKIPWLLLRSNVYFVPSLFLIPTYEEELGRLFPERETVFHHLGRYLFHPTNSVWGLITRSCLSYLTKAEERIGIQVRVFDVGKGPFQHVLDQILACSLTEKLLPEVSLHDPPVVSSTVAGSKVVLVTSLDSMYFEKIRSMYWEHPTTTGEIVSVYQPSHEGYQQTEKQTHEMKAWAEMYLLSLTDVLVTSARSTFGYVAQGLGGLKPWILFKPENGTMPKPPCRRAMSMEPCFHTPPYYDCKAKVVMDTGALIPHVRHCEDVTWGLKLVDQ; this comes from the exons ATGGATACGAAGCGGATCAGAAGGCAGAGGCCAGCTCCAGCCAGCTCCACCGAACCTGAGAGCGAGGGAGCTTCTCTAGCTGGGTCGACGACAGGTGAGAGTCTTGGTAACCTCGGTGCAGGTTTTGGAAGCCCCACGGCTGTCCTGGTGGCCTCCTTGATGCTCCTTCCTCTTCTCGTCCTCGTGTCCGTTTCCTATGGAAACACAGCAACGGATAGGCTTTGCGGAGTTTTCCGAGGCGATGGAGGAGAAGACCTTAAAGCAAGCGCAGGACAAG GTCCAAGAGTTGGCTCCTCTCCATCCTCTAACAACACAAGGGACGGATTTCTCGGTGGACTACTAGCTGCTGGTTTTGATGAAGGATCCTGTCTCAGCAGGTATCAGTCTGTGTTGTACCGCAAGGAATCGCCCCACATACCTTCTCCTTATCTGTTAGAGAGGCTAAGAAGACTCGAATCTCTCCAAAAGAAGTGCGGTCCAAAGACTGAATTGTACAACAACGCCATCGCATGGCTGAAGTCCGGTCATAGCAATAAGACAATGGAGTGCAACTACGTGGTATGGTTATCGTATAGTGGCTTGGGTAACAGGATGCTGAGCCTTGCTTCAGCATTCCTTTATGCTCTTCTTACAAACAGGTTATTACTTATCGACAGAGGTGCCGACATGGCTGACCTCTTTTGCGAACCATTTCCTGAAACTTCTTGGCTGCTACCTTTGGACTTCCCCATTAACCAATTTAGCAGCTTCAACAGAAAAGCTCCTCAGAGTTATGGAAACATGCTGAAACGCAAGGCTATCAGGAACGTGCCTGATGATAATGCAAACGGATCGCTACCTGCTTATGTTTATCTCCATCTAGGTCATGACTACGGTGACTCTGATAAGCTTTTCTTCTGTGAAGATGATCAACAACTTCTTCGAAAGATCCCTTGGCTTTTGCTCAGATCAAACGTTTACTTTgtgccctctctctttctcatccCAACATATGAAGAAGAGCTCGGTCGACTCTTCCCCGAGAGAGAGACTGTTTTCCATCATTTGGGACGTTATCTTTTCCACCCTACCAACTCGGTGTGGGGTTTGATTACCAGATCTTGTCTGTCTTATCTAACCAAGGCTGAAGAACGAATAGGCATTCAGGTCAGGGTTTTTGATGTAGGAAAAGGTCCATTCCAGCATGTGCTGGACCAGATCCTTGCATGCTCTCTGACGGAAAAGTTATTGCCTGAAGTCAGTCTCCATGATCCTCCTGTGGTCTCAAGCACTGTTGCCGGCTCAAAAGTTGTGCTTGTAACGTCCTTGGATTCCATGTACTTCGAAAAAATCAGGAGCATGTATTGGGAGCACCCAACCACCACAGGTGAAATTGTTAGTGTCTATCAGCCAAGCCATGAAGGATACCAGCAGACGGAGAAGCAGACGCACGAGATGAAAGCATGGGCAGAGATGTATCTCTTGAGCTTGACTGATGTGTTGGTCACCAGTGCAAGGTCTACATTTGGGTACGTCGCACAAGGACTTGGCGGATTGAAGCCATGGATTCTGTTCAAGCCCGAAAACGGGACCATGCCTAAGCCTCCTTGTCGTCGAGCTATGTCGATGGAACCTTGTTTTCATACTCCTCCCTACTACGATTGCAAAGCAAAGGTAGTCATGGACACAGGAGCTCTTATCCCACATGTGAGGCATTGCGAAGATGTAACCTGGGGCCTTAAGCTCGTTGATCAATAG
- the LOC103712504 gene encoding galactoside 2-alpha-L-fucosyltransferase-like gives MDMKRIRRPQPSPAGAPDPESNEPSRPGPEKRPASGFLRPAVVLLACLVLLLVISSAHRSSSLDRLHRVGGVQEKGEFEVISRKGSENGSSASLKIPKDKLLGGLLAAGFDEGSCLSRYQSVLYRKESPHMPSPYLLERLRKHEALQKKCGPNTELYNKAVEQLKSGQSIEATECNYVVWISYSGLGNRILTLASAFLYALLTNRVLLIDRGVDMADLFCEPFPETSWLLPLDFPVNQFNSFDIKAPQSYGNMLEKKVISNSVDAASTGSLPAYVYLHLAHDYGDFDKLFFCEDDQRVLQKIPWLVLRSDNYFVPSLFLIPTYEEELSQLFPEKDTVFHHLGRYLFHPTNRVWGLITRYYQSYLAKAEERVGIQIRVFDTGTGPFQHVLDQILGCSLKEKLLPDISAQESVVSTSDARSKAVVVTSLHSGYFEKIRNMYWEHPTVTGEIIGVYQPSHEEYQQTEKQMHNMKAWAEMYLLSLTDVLVTSAWSTFGYVAQGLGGLKPWIMFKPENQTAPDPPCRRVMSMEPCFHAPPFYDCKAKRGVDTGELVPHVRHCEDMSWGLKLVDQAEW, from the exons ATGGACATGAAGCGGATCCGGAGGCCGCAGCCGTCGCCGGCCGGCGCCCCCGACCCGGAGAGCAACGAGCCTTCTCGACCCGGCCCGGAGAAGAGGCCGGCCTCGGGTTTCCTCCGGCCCGCCGTGGTCCTGCTCGCCTGCTTGGTGCTCCTGCTGGTCATCTCCAGCGCCCACCGGAGCTCGTCGCTGGATCGGCTTCACCGAGTCGGAGGAGTCCAAGAAAAGGGGGAATTTGAAGTAATATCAAGAAAAG GTTCAGAAAATGGATCCTCTGCATCCTTGAAGATCCCAAAGGACAAACTTCTTGGTGGCCTGCTGGCTGCTGGATTTGATGAAGGATCCTGTCtaagtaggtatcagtctgtaTTGTATCGTAAAGAATCACCTCACATGCCATCTCCGTATTTGTTGGAAAGGCTGCGAAAGCATGAAGCTCTCCAAAAAAAATGCGGCCCAAACACTGAACTGTACAACAAAGCTGTAGAACAGTTGAAGTCTGGCCAGAGCATTGAGGCTACAGAATGCAACTATGTTGTATGGATATCATATAGCGGGTTAGGGAACAGAATATTAACTCTTGCTTCAGCATTTCTTTATGCTCTCCTTACAAACAGGGTCTTACTCATTGACAGAGGTGTTGACATGGCTGACCTCTTTTGCGAACCATTTCCTGAGACGTCCTGGCTTCTACCCTTGGATTTTCCTGTTAACCAGTTTAACAGCTTTGATATTAAAGCTCCTCAGAGTTATGGAAACATGTTGGAAAAAAAGGTTATTAGTAACAGTGTTGATGCTGCTTCAACGGGATCGCTACCTGCTTATGTCTACCTCCACCTAGCCCATGATTATGGTGACTTTGATAAGCTTTTCTTCTGTGAAGATGACCAACGAGTCCTTCAAAAGATCCCTTGGCTGGTGCTGAGATCAGATAACTACTTTGTGCCATCCCTCTTTCTGATTCCAACATATGAAGAAGAACTTAGTCAGCTCTTCCCCGAGAAGGACACTGTTTTCCATCACTTGGGACGTTATCTTTTCCATCCTACAAACCGTGTATGGGGTTTGATTACCAGGTATTATCAATCTTATCTAGCCAAGGCCGAAGAAAGGGTGGGTATCCAGATCAGAGTCTTCGATACAGGTACTGGTCCATTTCAGCATGTGCTAGATCAGATCCTTGGATGTTCTCTGAAGGAAAAGCTCTTGCCTGATATCAGTGCCCAAGAATCTGTAGTTTCAACGTCAGATGCAAGATCAAAAGCAGTTGTTGTGACTTCTTTACACTCTGGATATTTTGAAAAAATCAGAAACATGTACTGGGAGCACCCGACTGTCACAGGCGAGATTATTGGTGTCTATCAACCAAGCCATGAAGAATACCAACAGACAGAAAAGCAAATGCACAACATGAAAGCCTGGGCAGAGATGTATCTCTTGAGTTTGACCGACGTGTTGGTGACAAGCGCATGGTCTACATTTGGGTATGTAGCTCAAGGTCTTGGTGGTTTAAAGCCATGGATTATGTTCAAGCCTGAAAACCAGACAGCACCCGACCCTCCCTGCCGTAGAGTCATGTCGATGGAGCCTTGTTTTCATGCCCCTCCATTTTATGATTGCAAAGCTAAGAGAGGTGTCGACACAGGAGAACTAGTCCCACATGTGAGGCATTGTGAAGACATGAGCTGGGGCCTCAAGCTGGTTGATCAGGCTGAATGGTAG